From Actinomyces sp. oral taxon 171 str. F0337, one genomic window encodes:
- a CDS encoding DJ-1 family glyoxalase III — MPAFHAPTDQRTDKTVAVFIAPGLEEVEALATVDILFRAGIPTTMISVTPERAVVSSHNIVVTCDLTLAEANLDDYDMLVLPGGIPGTPNLKAVEPLMAAVTERVRAGRPVAAICAAPSILAELGLLEGRQATSNPGFVGVLAERGAQVSQAAVVTDGPVITSRGMGTAIDFGLEIVRHYLGEEAVDDVKAKIVYQG, encoded by the coding sequence ATGCCCGCTTTCCACGCGCCCACCGACCAGAGGACTGACAAGACCGTCGCCGTCTTCATCGCGCCCGGGCTGGAGGAGGTCGAAGCGCTGGCGACCGTGGACATCCTCTTCCGCGCCGGCATCCCCACGACGATGATCTCGGTGACCCCTGAGCGGGCCGTCGTCTCCTCCCACAACATCGTCGTCACCTGCGACCTCACCCTGGCCGAGGCGAACCTGGACGACTACGACATGCTCGTCCTGCCCGGTGGCATCCCCGGCACCCCCAACCTCAAGGCCGTCGAGCCGCTCATGGCCGCGGTCACCGAGCGGGTACGCGCCGGCCGGCCGGTGGCCGCGATCTGCGCCGCCCCCTCGATCCTGGCCGAGCTGGGCCTGCTCGAGGGTCGCCAGGCGACGTCGAACCCCGGCTTCGTGGGCGTGCTCGCCGAGCGCGGCGCGCAGGTCAGCCAGGCCGCCGTCGTCACAGACGGCCCCGTCATCACCTCACGCGGCATGGGCACCGCCATCGACTTCGGCCTGGAGATCGTGCGCCACTACCTGGGCGAGGAGGCCGTCGACGACGTCAAGGCCAAGATCGTCTACCAGGGCTGA
- a CDS encoding alpha-amylase: MTENHAQPSPANPDDVVNPLLLQAFAWDLPADSTHWRLLADNAALLADCGVSSVWLPPAYKGQAGVEDVGYGVYDTYDLGEFDQKGTVPTKYGTKEDYLAAIEALHTAGISVVADIVLNHRMGGDGTEVVRATPVGPHDRTRPIGETEEITAWTRYTFPGRAGAYSDFTWDWTCFHGTDWDEARHQQGVWLFEGKQWNENVNDELGNYDYLMGSDVHVTDPAVSAEMDRWGRWYVETTGVDGLRLDALKHVGADFFARWLPELRRATGRALPAVGEYWTRDVAELEGYLEAVPFMSLFDVPLHFHLHAASTSNGDVDLTRLFEGTLVAADPARAVTFVENHDTQPGQSLASTIESWFKPSAYALILLREAGTPCVFWGDLFGTPETGDLPAVTELPLLMTMRRALAHGPQHDALDDPDVVGFAREGDEAHPGSGLAVVLSDRRAATKCLHVGARHAGEQWICVLGGHEPVTVADDGSVELPVSDGGLSVYAPQTARPILDSAEQHLLRQR, from the coding sequence GTGACCGAGAACCACGCCCAGCCCAGCCCCGCCAACCCGGACGACGTCGTCAACCCCCTCCTGCTCCAGGCCTTCGCCTGGGACCTGCCCGCCGACTCCACCCACTGGCGCCTCCTGGCGGACAACGCCGCCCTCCTGGCCGACTGCGGGGTGAGCTCGGTGTGGCTGCCGCCTGCCTACAAGGGGCAGGCCGGAGTGGAGGACGTCGGCTACGGCGTCTACGACACCTACGACCTGGGCGAGTTCGACCAGAAGGGCACCGTCCCCACCAAGTACGGCACCAAGGAGGACTACCTCGCCGCCATCGAGGCCCTGCACACGGCCGGCATTAGCGTCGTGGCGGACATCGTCCTCAACCACCGCATGGGCGGAGACGGCACCGAGGTCGTGCGCGCCACCCCGGTGGGCCCCCACGACCGCACGCGCCCCATCGGCGAGACCGAGGAGATCACCGCCTGGACCCGCTACACCTTCCCGGGGCGCGCCGGCGCCTACTCGGACTTCACCTGGGACTGGACCTGTTTCCACGGCACCGACTGGGACGAGGCCCGCCACCAGCAGGGCGTGTGGCTCTTCGAGGGCAAGCAGTGGAACGAGAACGTCAACGATGAGCTCGGTAACTACGACTACCTCATGGGCTCCGACGTCCACGTCACCGACCCCGCCGTCAGCGCCGAGATGGATCGCTGGGGGCGCTGGTACGTGGAGACCACCGGCGTCGACGGCCTGCGCCTGGACGCTCTCAAGCACGTCGGCGCCGACTTCTTCGCCCGCTGGCTGCCCGAGCTGCGACGCGCCACCGGGCGCGCCCTGCCAGCCGTGGGCGAGTACTGGACCCGCGACGTCGCTGAGCTGGAGGGCTACCTGGAGGCCGTGCCCTTCATGAGCCTGTTCGACGTCCCCCTCCACTTCCACCTGCACGCCGCCTCCACCTCCAACGGCGACGTCGACCTGACCCGCCTCTTCGAGGGCACCCTCGTGGCCGCTGACCCGGCGCGCGCCGTCACCTTTGTGGAGAACCACGACACCCAGCCGGGCCAGTCGCTGGCCTCCACCATCGAGTCCTGGTTCAAGCCCTCGGCCTACGCCCTCATCCTGCTGCGCGAGGCCGGAACCCCCTGCGTCTTCTGGGGCGACCTGTTCGGCACCCCCGAGACCGGCGACCTGCCGGCCGTCACCGAGCTGCCGCTGCTCATGACCATGCGGCGCGCCCTGGCCCACGGCCCTCAGCACGACGCCCTCGACGACCCCGACGTCGTCGGCTTCGCGCGTGAGGGCGACGAGGCCCACCCCGGCTCCGGGCTCGCCGTCGTCCTGTCCGACCGCAGGGCCGCCACCAAGTGCCTCCACGTCGGGGCGCGGCACGCCGGTGAGCAGTGGATCTGCGTCCTGGGCGGTCACGAGCCGGTCACCGTCGCCGACGACGGCAGCGTGGAGCTGCCCGTGTCCGACGGCGGCCTGAGCGTCTACGCGCCGCAGACCGCCCGGCCGATCCTGGACAGCGCCGAGCAGCACCTCCTGCGCCAGCGCTGA
- a CDS encoding ATP-binding protein produces MTTAQQWGAQPGPTAGGPSYSWCPPRQLRRRPPLRRMPHHLGPAPADLSAETASMRRPARIAGVCAGLGLHLGIPVRYVRAAMVVLALGGGAGALLYALLWATLPGENGPAGEDSASAVSRARLAARLRGGRGAADRRADGGAGLGLSQTVIDGGALLLAALFLASWRFGLLDRIGAVGIIVVVIAGAAVAWSQMDTLVGPDRNLGAVLRVAGGVCLAVVGILVWVAADSTPYKLISGLITGGALVAGIGVVLAPLWLRTNRALADTRAAEIREAERADIAAHLHDSVLQTLTLIRKRADEPETVARLARSQERELRAWLYTDRPAPGTSVADAFTDLAGEIEDRYGVAVDAVCVGDRAPDRDTEVIVAAAREALSNAVRHGSPPVSLYVEAGEKGLEVFVRDHGPGFDLDSIAEDRHGVRESIIARMERHGGSARVRRMSTGTEVALTLPVRAH; encoded by the coding sequence ATGACGACAGCTCAGCAGTGGGGTGCGCAGCCCGGGCCGACCGCTGGTGGGCCGTCATACTCCTGGTGCCCCCCGCGCCAGCTGCGGCGACGTCCCCCTCTGCGCCGTATGCCCCACCACCTGGGGCCGGCTCCGGCCGACCTGTCTGCGGAGACCGCCTCCATGCGCCGGCCCGCCCGCATCGCCGGCGTCTGCGCAGGACTGGGGCTTCATCTGGGCATCCCCGTGCGATACGTCCGTGCCGCCATGGTCGTCCTCGCCCTCGGCGGCGGTGCGGGAGCCCTGCTCTACGCCCTGCTGTGGGCGACCCTCCCCGGCGAGAACGGCCCGGCGGGCGAGGATTCCGCCTCGGCGGTCTCCCGTGCCCGCCTGGCGGCCCGCCTCAGGGGCGGGAGAGGCGCCGCAGACCGCAGGGCCGACGGCGGAGCCGGCCTGGGTCTGTCGCAGACGGTCATCGACGGCGGTGCACTCCTCCTGGCGGCCCTGTTCCTGGCCTCCTGGCGCTTCGGGCTGCTGGACCGGATCGGGGCGGTGGGAATCATCGTCGTCGTCATCGCCGGGGCGGCCGTGGCCTGGTCGCAGATGGACACCCTCGTCGGCCCGGACCGCAACCTGGGTGCTGTCCTGCGAGTCGCGGGCGGGGTGTGCCTGGCCGTCGTCGGCATCCTGGTGTGGGTGGCCGCGGACAGCACCCCCTACAAGCTCATCTCCGGGCTCATCACCGGAGGGGCGCTCGTGGCGGGCATCGGCGTGGTCCTGGCGCCCCTGTGGCTGCGGACCAACCGGGCCCTGGCCGACACCCGCGCCGCCGAGATCCGCGAGGCCGAGCGCGCCGACATCGCCGCCCACCTGCACGACTCCGTCCTCCAGACCCTCACCCTCATCCGCAAGCGCGCCGACGAGCCCGAGACGGTGGCCCGCCTGGCCCGCTCCCAGGAGCGCGAGCTGCGCGCCTGGCTCTACACCGACCGCCCCGCGCCGGGCACCTCCGTGGCCGACGCCTTCACCGACCTGGCCGGTGAGATCGAGGACCGCTACGGCGTGGCCGTCGACGCCGTGTGCGTCGGCGACAGGGCCCCCGACCGTGACACCGAGGTCATCGTCGCCGCCGCCCGCGAGGCCCTGTCCAACGCGGTGCGCCACGGCTCCCCACCGGTCTCCCTCTACGTCGAGGCCGGCGAGAAGGGCCTGGAGGTGTTCGTGCGCGATCACGGCCCCGGCTTCGACCTCGACTCCATCGCCGAGGACCGCCACGGCGTGCGCGAGTCCATCATCGCCCGCATGGAGCGCCACGGCGGCAGCGCCCGGGTGCGCCGCATGTCCACCGGCACCGAGGTGGCGCTGACTCTCCCCGTGCGAGCCCACTGA
- a CDS encoding PspC domain-containing protein, whose product MNDMPASPSDGDSPTGSDSSTSSNPAGSHGADGADGAKRDSQQGPQYGPQPGPTPSFQQYGGPQPGPQGGSTHRFFDSLRGSGLMRTNERWIAGVAGGVAYRFGLDPTLVRCVWVVLSLFAGVGLVLYGLAWALLPEESDGRIHLEEALSGRFNAGLAGAIGTTIIGMSTFGSGFIPNWYVHQAGTAGIAAALWPLFWLGLIVLAIVFLIRRAQNRRANRMAARGPQGPRPWPASAPGTAQAPGNRPGGQAGPAGQAGNFASAAGPASAWHSSAPGSGGPAFSQPAGGPSWQSRSYRQYPPYQPAPMAVRPARPRRPGPGSSLSLAVLGLGLLTAAGIWYATATHRVGLLQGQFILIGTLVALLGAGIVASGLRRRHGGWMTVLGWPVLFVVAIPALATASIVPTSLARMPFGTLKDSTTAASTTVTWKELTASASGGSVTRSKSIGDLTLDLRGMPAEEAGKLSTITTHLDVGTLRIKTDGNQRVTVKADVDMGAVDSQVDRAWTVNGRQMDQDDEGPRRHDVTGKSITTYASSSGGLNTKRTLASPSSDDGRPEITINASVDTGTINIEERSNTVSWYGNVEEPVWIVSSWYDEKGDAHGDDLPVPGMNHQAITAEEAEACIRTAHESVDEGSRSEDVRWSDLSDLTSAERTSYDSCVQKTLSGQGAAQPGASPTPSGPATPTPSPAPTNQSATATPTAG is encoded by the coding sequence ATGAACGACATGCCTGCTTCCCCGTCTGACGGTGACTCTCCCACCGGCTCCGATTCCTCCACTTCCTCCAACCCTGCCGGCTCCCACGGCGCCGACGGCGCCGACGGCGCCAAGCGCGATTCCCAGCAGGGCCCGCAGTACGGGCCGCAGCCGGGCCCCACCCCCTCCTTCCAGCAGTACGGCGGTCCCCAACCCGGGCCTCAAGGTGGATCCACCCACCGCTTCTTCGACTCCCTGCGCGGCTCCGGCCTCATGCGCACCAACGAGCGCTGGATCGCGGGCGTGGCCGGTGGCGTGGCGTACCGCTTCGGCCTGGACCCCACCCTGGTGCGTTGCGTGTGGGTGGTGCTCTCGCTCTTCGCCGGTGTCGGGCTGGTCCTCTACGGGCTGGCCTGGGCCCTCCTGCCCGAGGAGTCCGATGGACGCATCCACCTGGAGGAGGCCCTCTCCGGCCGTTTCAACGCGGGCCTGGCGGGCGCCATCGGTACGACGATCATCGGGATGTCGACATTCGGCAGCGGCTTCATCCCCAACTGGTACGTCCACCAGGCGGGTACCGCGGGAATCGCCGCCGCCCTGTGGCCCCTGTTCTGGCTGGGGCTGATCGTCCTGGCCATTGTCTTCCTCATCCGCCGAGCCCAGAACCGGCGCGCGAACCGGATGGCCGCTCGAGGTCCTCAGGGACCCCGGCCCTGGCCGGCCTCCGCACCCGGCACCGCGCAGGCGCCGGGCAACCGCCCCGGCGGCCAGGCCGGTCCGGCGGGTCAGGCCGGGAACTTCGCCTCAGCGGCGGGCCCGGCATCGGCCTGGCACTCCTCGGCGCCCGGCTCCGGCGGCCCGGCCTTCAGCCAGCCGGCCGGCGGCCCGAGCTGGCAGAGCCGCTCCTACCGGCAGTACCCGCCGTACCAGCCGGCACCCATGGCGGTCCGCCCAGCGCGCCCGCGCCGCCCCGGCCCCGGTTCCTCGCTGTCGCTGGCGGTCCTGGGCCTGGGACTCCTGACCGCGGCGGGCATCTGGTACGCCACGGCGACCCATCGCGTCGGCCTGCTTCAGGGCCAGTTCATCCTCATCGGCACCCTGGTCGCCCTCCTGGGAGCGGGCATCGTCGCCAGTGGCCTGCGTCGTCGGCACGGCGGCTGGATGACGGTGCTGGGCTGGCCGGTCCTGTTCGTCGTCGCCATCCCCGCTCTGGCCACAGCGTCTATCGTCCCCACGAGCCTGGCCCGTATGCCCTTCGGGACCCTCAAGGACTCGACCACCGCCGCCTCGACCACGGTGACCTGGAAGGAGCTGACGGCGTCGGCCAGCGGCGGCAGCGTCACCCGCAGCAAGAGCATCGGTGACCTCACCCTGGACCTGCGGGGTATGCCCGCCGAGGAGGCCGGCAAGCTCTCCACCATCACCACCCACCTCGACGTCGGGACCCTGCGTATCAAGACCGACGGCAACCAGCGGGTGACGGTCAAGGCCGACGTCGACATGGGGGCGGTCGACTCACAGGTCGACCGGGCCTGGACCGTCAACGGCCGGCAGATGGATCAGGACGACGAGGGCCCGCGTCGCCACGACGTGACCGGCAAGAGCATCACCACCTACGCCAGCTCCAGCGGCGGTCTGAACACCAAGCGCACCCTGGCCTCCCCCAGCAGCGATGACGGGCGGCCGGAGATCACGATCAACGCCTCGGTGGACACCGGGACGATCAACATCGAGGAGCGCAGCAACACCGTCTCCTGGTACGGCAACGTCGAGGAGCCCGTGTGGATCGTCAGCTCCTGGTACGACGAGAAGGGCGATGCCCACGGCGACGATCTGCCGGTTCCGGGCATGAACCACCAGGCCATCACAGCCGAGGAGGCCGAGGCCTGCATCCGCACGGCCCACGAGAGCGTGGACGAGGGCAGCCGCAGCGAGGATGTCAGATGGAGCGACCTGTCCGACCTGACCTCCGCGGAGCGCACCTCCTACGACTCCTGCGTGCAGAAGACCTTGTCCGGGCAGGGCGCCGCACAGCCCGGTGCAAGCCCGACTCCCTCCGGACCGGCCACTCCGACGCCGTCCCCGGCGCCCACCAATCAGTCCGCCACGGCCACCCCGACAGCCGGCTGA
- a CDS encoding type II toxin-antitoxin system death-on-curing family toxin — translation MVEYLTLEDALSLIEDLAVGPVRDLGLLDSALHRPATMLWGHDAYATIDEKAAALLDSLVRNHPLVDGNKRLGWLATLVFLDINGHWVEAPDDDAYRLVMDVAAGRLSLKEITEALSQWHGRSSI, via the coding sequence ATGGTCGAGTATCTGACGCTCGAGGACGCGCTGTCTCTCATTGAGGACCTGGCTGTGGGACCAGTCCGGGATCTCGGCCTGCTCGACTCGGCGCTGCACCGACCTGCGACCATGCTCTGGGGGCACGACGCTTATGCCACGATCGACGAGAAGGCGGCAGCTCTGCTCGATTCCCTGGTCCGCAATCATCCACTGGTGGATGGCAACAAGCGCCTGGGGTGGTTGGCCACGCTGGTCTTCCTGGACATCAACGGCCACTGGGTCGAGGCCCCCGACGACGACGCCTACCGGCTGGTGATGGATGTCGCCGCTGGGAGGCTCTCACTCAAGGAGATCACTGAGGCATTGTCTCAATGGCACGGCCGCAGTTCGATATAG
- a CDS encoding alpha/beta hydrolase family protein produces the protein MTTTQPYLSRQVTLTVQGQRVGGLAYVPHAASSAPGPLVICCHGMEGSHTRVAPMARRFAAAGAVAVCFDFRGGGGSASQGETTAMSALTELADLEAVLTAACAWPEVDASRVALFGLSLGGAVAALAAARHSQRITALALWYPALRLGESLRAAFRTLAAVPEEFDWAGTRLGRAYAVDGWNLEVGAELATYRRPVLIVHGDQDRAVPIEVSRAAVSATPDAELVTIHGAAHGFGDANWEEAMRRTIGFLAWNGVLEED, from the coding sequence GTGACGACGACGCAGCCCTACCTCTCACGGCAGGTCACCCTCACCGTCCAGGGGCAGAGGGTCGGGGGACTGGCCTACGTCCCGCACGCGGCGTCGTCGGCACCCGGACCCCTGGTCATCTGCTGCCACGGCATGGAGGGCTCCCACACCCGCGTCGCCCCCATGGCCAGGCGCTTCGCCGCGGCCGGGGCCGTGGCCGTCTGCTTCGACTTCCGCGGAGGCGGCGGCAGCGCCAGCCAGGGCGAGACCACCGCGATGTCGGCCCTCACTGAGCTGGCCGACCTCGAAGCCGTCCTCACCGCCGCCTGCGCCTGGCCGGAGGTCGACGCCTCCCGGGTCGCCCTGTTCGGGCTGAGCCTGGGCGGAGCGGTCGCGGCGCTCGCGGCCGCCCGCCACTCGCAACGGATCACGGCTTTGGCCCTGTGGTACCCGGCCCTGCGGCTGGGGGAGAGCCTGCGCGCCGCCTTCCGCACGCTGGCGGCCGTGCCCGAGGAGTTCGACTGGGCGGGCACCCGCCTGGGGCGCGCCTACGCCGTCGACGGCTGGAACCTGGAGGTCGGGGCCGAGCTGGCCACCTACCGCCGCCCCGTTCTCATCGTCCACGGGGACCAGGACCGCGCCGTGCCCATCGAGGTCTCCCGGGCCGCCGTGAGCGCCACGCCTGACGCCGAGCTCGTCACCATCCACGGCGCCGCCCACGGCTTCGGCGACGCCAACTGGGAGGAGGCCATGCGCCGCACCATCGGCTTCCTGGCCTGGAACGGGGTCCTCGAGGAGGACTGA
- a CDS encoding alpha/beta fold hydrolase has translation MPEADTTTMLAGPVTRWTSAPTRHLRVRGESFAYRDLGIDGGTPIVLLAHLGATLDEWDPRVVDALAEGRRVIAVDLPGIGSSTGSVPRTIKGMAGAARAFISELGLTRIDLMGFSLGGFVAQQVALDAPNLVRRLVLAGTGPAGGKGIDRPTGAAYVYLDILRGVLARTDAKEFLFFPRTCDGKAAARDYLARIHERVMDRDSPISLKAFRTQIAAIKAWGRQWPQDLSRIAAPTLIANGDHDRMVPTPLSQDMHRRIPGSTLVIYPGAGHGGVFQYYREFIPTLLGHLDS, from the coding sequence ATGCCTGAGGCAGACACCACCACCATGCTCGCAGGGCCCGTCACCCGGTGGACCTCCGCTCCCACTCGGCACCTGCGGGTGAGGGGAGAGTCCTTCGCGTACCGGGACCTCGGGATCGACGGCGGCACACCCATTGTCCTTCTCGCCCATCTCGGAGCCACTCTCGACGAGTGGGACCCCCGCGTCGTCGATGCGCTCGCCGAGGGCCGCCGCGTCATTGCGGTCGACCTGCCAGGCATCGGCTCCTCCACCGGGAGCGTCCCACGAACCATTAAAGGGATGGCCGGTGCTGCACGGGCCTTCATCTCCGAACTCGGTCTGACCCGGATCGACCTCATGGGCTTCTCCCTGGGAGGGTTCGTGGCCCAGCAGGTCGCCCTCGACGCCCCGAACCTGGTCCGACGGCTCGTCCTGGCCGGAACCGGTCCCGCAGGAGGTAAGGGGATCGACCGGCCAACCGGAGCCGCCTACGTCTACCTCGACATACTGCGCGGAGTGCTCGCCCGCACCGACGCTAAAGAGTTCCTCTTCTTCCCGCGCACGTGCGATGGCAAGGCCGCGGCGCGCGACTACCTCGCCCGGATTCACGAACGAGTCATGGATCGTGATTCCCCGATCAGCTTGAAAGCCTTTCGCACTCAGATCGCCGCCATCAAGGCCTGGGGGCGCCAGTGGCCACAGGACCTGTCCAGGATCGCGGCCCCCACGCTGATCGCCAATGGGGATCACGATCGTATGGTCCCGACCCCGTTGTCTCAGGACATGCACCGGAGAATCCCCGGCAGCACCCTGGTCATCTACCCCGGGGCGGGACACGGCGGGGTCTTCCAGTACTACCGGGAGTTCATCCCCACGCTGCTGGGCCATCTCGACTCGTGA
- a CDS encoding class I SAM-dependent methyltransferase: MSAYEAADLSSVSKTMLLTLHARAEHTLSERPRFTDPAAVELVSRLDYDFTMASQDRLMADGVVLRTLTLDPLVAGYLATHPGCTVVNIACGLDTRFQRLDDGRVTWYDLDLPDVIALRRRLLEDGERHRTIAASALDPDWPDHLGDMSRDVLVIIEGLSMYLEQEEVCTLLDIIAARLPGATILIEVMPRLFQKYGRERSVEDAGARYTYGCSSAAEFHRTVAPGYTLLHDVPFTRTIARYHPLLAPLTRLPLVDRLAEWIVVLRAPA, translated from the coding sequence ATGAGCGCATACGAGGCGGCGGACCTGAGCAGTGTCAGCAAGACGATGCTGCTGACCCTCCACGCCCGGGCGGAGCACACGCTCTCCGAGCGGCCGCGCTTTACGGACCCCGCCGCCGTCGAGCTCGTCTCCCGGCTCGACTACGACTTCACCATGGCCAGCCAGGACCGGCTCATGGCCGACGGCGTCGTGCTGCGCACCCTCACGCTCGACCCGCTCGTGGCCGGGTACCTCGCCACCCACCCCGGCTGCACGGTGGTCAACATCGCCTGCGGGCTCGACACCCGCTTCCAGCGCCTCGACGACGGGCGCGTCACCTGGTACGACCTCGACCTCCCCGACGTCATCGCGCTGCGACGCCGGTTGCTCGAGGACGGCGAGCGTCACCGCACCATTGCCGCCTCCGCCCTCGACCCCGACTGGCCCGACCATCTGGGGGACATGAGCCGTGACGTGCTCGTCATCATCGAGGGGCTGAGCATGTACCTCGAGCAGGAGGAGGTGTGCACGCTCCTGGACATCATCGCCGCGCGCCTGCCCGGGGCGACCATCCTCATCGAGGTCATGCCCCGCCTGTTCCAGAAGTACGGCCGGGAACGCTCGGTGGAGGACGCGGGGGCGCGCTACACCTACGGCTGCTCCAGTGCCGCGGAGTTCCACCGGACGGTGGCCCCCGGTTACACGCTGCTCCACGACGTTCCCTTCACCCGCACCATCGCGCGCTATCACCCCCTGCTCGCGCCCCTGACGCGGCTGCCGCTGGTGGACAGGCTCGCCGAGTGGATCGTGGTGCTGCGAGCGCCGGCCTGA